A portion of the Rhizoctonia solani chromosome 6, complete sequence genome contains these proteins:
- a CDS encoding papain cysteine protease family protein — MSGGKAHDKGWNSRIRDDSDNNNSHVDEDDESDGEDKDKDDEDNEDDEDDEDKDKVGEGSLGEEWAPPPRHLRARPDRHDACDHHFKYDSKHRLSAYVDLRHLCPPVYDQGQMGSCTSHAVAAAFEFSVMQQNLPHFLPSRLFIWYKSRKLEQRAGTHDAVKKNIGVSLRNAIKSVSPKNKGGVCLEEDWLYEVCKYNKKTLYFVTGAKAEAPLGCCDETLL; from the exons atgtcaggaggtaaggctcatgacaaGGGATGGA ACTCGAGGATACGGGATGATAGCGACAACAACAATAGCCATGTGGATGAGGACGACGAAAGCGATGGagaagacaaagacaaagacgaCGAAGACAAtgaagacgatgaagacgatgaagacaaagacaaagtcGGCGAAGGCTCCCTTGGCGAGGAATGGGCTCCTCCTCCTCGCCATCTCCGTGCCCGTCCTGACCGTCATGATGCTTGCGATCATCACTTCAAGTATGATTCAAAGCATCGTCTAAGCGCTTATGTAGACCTACGACATTTATGTCCACCTGTCTATGACCAAGGGCAAATGGGCTCCTGTACCTCCCACGCTGTGGCTGCCGCATTTGAGTTCTCTGTGATGCAGCAGAACCTCCCCCACTTTTTGCCATCAAGACTATTCATCTGGTACAAGAGCCGCAAACTTGAGCAGCGTGCGGGGACTCATGACGCGGTAAAGAAAAACATTGGCGTTTCATTGCGAAATGCTATTAAGTCCGTTAGTCCAAAAAACAAGGGTGGAGTCTGCTTGGAAGAGGACTGGTTGTATGAAGTGTGCAAATACAACAAGAAGACTCTTTACTTTGTAACAGGTGCCAAGGCGGAGGCTCCCCTCGGCTGCTGCGACGAAACACTCCTATGA
- a CDS encoding tigger transposable element-derived protein 6: protein MGISLAREDFQLLETHRIVLAESDPLFPNIEPNCPTPVCIPIPNTKLKDINCEDLGLGNTYIHLGVRITVDYLAKPVPTKQELTEEQISLGVDRLQLDTHNGILNAVGVSKILPSPVKSLADGVFDANKALVEGAGSTTAGML from the exons ATGGGAATAAGTCTTGCCAGAGAAGATTTCCAGCTGCTGGAGACACACAGAATTGTCCTGGCTGAGTCTGACCCCTTGTTCCCCAACATTGAGCCTAATTGTCCAACCCCAGTATGTATACCTATACCCAACACCAAGCTCAAGGACATCAACTGTGAAGATTTGGGCTTAGGCAACACGTACATCCATTTGGGTGTACGCATAACGGTGGATTATCTTGCCAAGCCTGTTCCAACCAAGCAGGAACTTACTGAAGAGCAAATTAGCTTGGGTGTGGATAGATTACAGCTTGA CACCCACAACGGCATCCTCAATGCTGTAGGCGTTAGCAAGATCCTGCCCAGCCCGGTCAAGAGCCTTGCTGATGGTGTCTTCGACGCAAACAAGGCTCTGGTTGAAGGCGCTGGGAGCACTACTGCCGGAATGCTTTGA
- a CDS encoding Retrotransposon-derived protein PEG10, with amino-acid sequence MEPEPSITALLKAITALTATVGSLQDQIRLQSQQLIKLKAICKERPPTYLVTRTKEPKPAWPIDWACHSPTHTGGEAHTPGTVRPGLKAPFHPSRGTSFDSEEEEPRREPKKEPQGTPRRHLSSLILLTQGDTRGQKATQWLDCMLLWVALHRDQFDKEEQMVVQSSQLGAPPYWGHHQGQGESPYYHPGLNGQFKEAFANPDAKRAAARKIAALTQTSTTSEYVTKFCNLIAELDWNKEVYIAQFTHSLHWKVKELLSTKDNIPDKLEAILLPPSKLITLAGKMRRISQKSNQPSPEDPNYVTLEERDCRCASGLCVKCGQKGHRIKQCPNGWKATIKAAKIAEDKLGKE; translated from the exons atggaaccagagccgtccattaccgctctcctcaaggctatcacagccctcacagctacagttgggtccttacAGGACCAAATTAGATTGCAGAGCCAACAGCTCAtcaagctcaaggccatatgcaaggagagaCCGCCAACCTacttggtgacaaggaccaaggaacccaagccagcctggcccattgactgggcctgtcactcccccactcacacagggggagaagcccacactccaggaacggttaggcctggactcaaggcccccttccaCCCATCAAGGGGTACCAgttttgactcagaagaagaagagccaaGAAGGGAACCCAAGAaagagcctcaaggaacgcctagaaggcatCTCAGCTCCCTCATCCTTTTGACTCAG GGAGATACTAGGGGACAAaaagccacccaatggctAGACTGCATGCTCCTATGGGTAGCCCTGCACAGGGACcagtttgacaaggaggagcagatggttgt acaaagcAGCCAATTGGGCGCTCCCCCTTATtggggccatcatcaagggcaaggggaATCCCCCTActaccatcccggccttaacggccaattcaaggaagcctttgccaatcCAGATGCAAAAAGGGcagccgccaggaagattgctgCGCTAACCCAGACatccaccacgtctgagtatgtTACCAAATTCTGCAATCTCATAGCAGAACTAGATTGGAACAAAGAGGTGTATATTGCCCAATTCACACAcagtcttcactggaaggtcaaagaactcctgtccaccaaggacaacatacCTGACAAGTTGGAGGCCATTTTGCTGCCTCCATCAAAATTGATAACACTTGCCgggaaaatgaggagaatcAGCCAAAAAAGCAACCAGCCAAGTCCTG AGGATCCTAACTATGTCACactggaagaaagggattgcCGCTGCGCTTCTGGACTCTGCGTCAAATGTGGGCAGAAGGGTCACAGGATTAagcaatgccccaatggctggaaagcaaCCATCAAGGCAGCCAAGATTGCGGAGGacaaattgggaaaagaataG
- a CDS encoding Retrotransposable element Tf2 protein, with product MLDGTISQTGHIWHQVHLTVLANGHTHSIPFLVCPIGKTPAILGMTWLTNKSPLIDWQHGIVTFPEQAQIASEEEADPNPLADLPEQYSCNHLYWSCDRVQDKYHKFAKVFGEEEFKTLPPHREYNISIDFLPDAKLSPGPIYGMTDSESKALKQHIDKELATGKICPSTSSASAPVMFVKKADGSLRLVVDYWKLNDVTYKNERKIVYQAGRWGYNNIRIKEGDEWKTAFRTKDGLFEYLVMLFGLTNAPAAFQHFMNNLFRDLIDVTDHPTHDRQVLSQLMMNQLFCKLSKCHFHVTMVDYLGIVISPAGFSMDQKKIEAVMLWPQPKTVKQVQAFWVLRKSWTWSTQEEEAFQELKSLVTQSPVLIHSNLDLPFYLETDTSGVAMGAILSQQGEDNHLHPVAYMSKSFSGAKANYNTHDKELLAIIKALEEWRIFLEATVKPIQVFTDHRNLEYWVQARTFNWRHAWWRIFLSNFNFEIHYCPGKQSGKPNALSRHSDYKDEPQKPEIMLPSEVFANMLEEELEIITEIRNRLREDPSLEPIIQFLTEDADNAPPSIQKAYKDYDWEEDLLWEFHDSPLAGHPGQQRTLKLLNWNYWWPGMKSLAKEWVECCPVCQANQQAHAPVIALKPLELNGHDAILVVIDSFSKFGHFIPTSKKVLAKGLADLFISHVWKLHGLPVKTVSNRGTTFTGKFLRALYQRLGVRPAFSSAYPWNQTDKQKGSYIAADHLDWATWLPLAEYAYNNARHAATGKTPLN from the exons atgttagatggtactatttcACAGACTGGTCACATTTGGCACCAAGTTCATCTCAcagttttggccaatggccacacccattccattcctttcctagtTTGTCCAATAGGCAAAACCCCAGctatacttggcatgacatggctcactaaCAAATCTCCCTtaattgactggcaacatgGGATAGTCACATTCCCGGAACAGGCACAGATAGCATCAGAGGAGGAGGCAGATCCCAACCCCTTGGCAGATCTACCAGAACAatatt catgcaaccacttgtactggtcatgtgaccgtgtccaggacaaatatcacaagtttgccaaggtctttggagaagaggaattcaagACCCTTCCGCCCCACAGGGAATACAACATATCCATAGACTTCTTGCCAGATGCCAAGCTATCCCCTGGACCAatttatggcatgactgactCAGAATCAAAAGCGCTAAAGCAACATATTGACAAGGAGCTGGCAACAGGCAAAATctgccctagtacctcctccgCCAGTGcaccagtcatgtttgttaaaaaggcagatggttctCTTAGGCTAGTGGTAGACTATTGGAAGCTCAATGACGTCACCTACAAGAAT GAACGCAAAATTGTTTACCAAGCTGGACGCTGGGGGTACAACAAcatcaggatcaaggaaggagatgaatggaagacagcattCAGGACAAAAGatgggctatttgaatatctGGTAATGCTGTTTGGCCTTACTAatgccccagccgccttccaacatttcatgaacaacttgtttagggacctcattgacgtcact gaccacccaacccatgaCAGGCAAGTCCTATCACAGCTAATGATGAATCAGTTGTTTTGCAAACTTTCAAagtgccatttccacgtTACTATGGTtgattaccttggcattgtcatatcccctgcaggcttctcaatggaccagaagaagattgaggcagtcaTGTTGTGGCCCCaacccaaaacagtcaaacaagtccaagccttTTGGGTTTT AAGAAAATCCTGGACATGGAGTAcacaggaagaagaagcattccaggaGTTGAAATCCCTGGTTACCCAGTCACCAGTGCTAATTCATTCCAATCTGGACCTCCCCTtctacctagaaacagacacatcaggagtagccatgggagcaatcctAAGCCAGCAAGGAGAAGATAACCACCTACACCCAgttgcctatatgtccaaatccttctcTGGTGCCAAAGCCAACTACAACACACATGACAAAGAATTgttggccatcatcaaggcactAGAGGAATGGCGGATCTTCTTGGAGGCAACAGTCAAACCAATACAGGTAttcacggatcataggaacttggaatattgggTGCAGGCTAGAACATTCAATTGGAGGCATGCCTggtggcgcatcttcctgagcaacttcaattttgagatccactattgtccagggaaacaatcagggaagcccAACGCACTGTCTAGACATTCAGATTATAAGGATGAGCCCCAAAAACCTGAAATCATGCTACCATCAGAAGTTTTTGCCAATATGTTGGAAGAAGAGCTTGAAATCATCACGGAAATCCGCAACAGACTAAGGGAAGACCCTTCCCTAGagcccatcatccagttcctgacagaagatgcggacaatgcacctccaTCTATCCAGAAAGCATACAaggattatgactgggaagaagacttGCTATG ggaattccatgactcccccctggcaggacaccccgGACAACAAAGGACCCTCAAACTCCTAAATTGGAATTATTGGTGGCCTGGGATGAAATCCTTGgcaaaggaatgggtagaatgttgcccagtatgccaagccaaccaacaaGCTCATGCACcagtcattgcccttaaacccctagaa TTGAACGGGCATGATGCAATACTAgtagtcattgactccttttccaaatttggacacttcatcccaacctcaaAGAAAGTTTTGGCCAAGGGTCTAGCAGACCTATTCATTAGtcatgtgtggaaacttcACGGGTTACCAGTCAAAACAGTCTCCAACCGTGGAACAActttcacagggaaattcctaagggcactctATCAACGCCTTGGGGTCAGACCAGCcttctcatcagcctacCCCTGGAATCAGAcagacaaacagaaagg atctTACATTGCAGCAGACCACTTGGACTGGGCCACCTGGTTGCCATTAGCAGAATATGCTTACAACAATGCTAGACATGCCGCCACCGGAAAGACCCCTTTGAATTAG
- a CDS encoding Transposon Tf2-7 polyprotein, with protein sequence MTKERMVREKGTLPKYLIGKKIQKHLGPFEVKEKISSHAYRLKLPDSLKIHNIFYVGLLSKSHKSPSQPFLEQPPPETIEGEENTRPFLGTRRTVGTQPRQDKAREEEYKFYLIKWKGYGPEDNSWEPEELLEHSQDKIKRFNQARLRKACDLAKSL encoded by the exons ATGACAAAGGAGAGAATGGTCAGGGAAAAAGGAACATTACCAAAGTACTTGATTGGCAAGAAG ATCCAAAAACACCTAGGTCCCTTTGAAGTCAAAGAGAAGATttccagccacgcctaccgctTGAAACTTCCAGACTCCCTGAAAATTCACAACAtcttctatgtaggattGCTATCCAAAAGCCACAAATCACCAAGTCAACCCTTCCTGGaacaaccccctcctgagacaatagaaggagaagagaatacaag AccattcctgggaaccagaagaactgttggaacacagccaagacaAGATAAAGCgcgagaagaagaatacaag TTTtacctgataaaatggaaaggatatggccctgaagacaattcctgggaaccagaagaactgttggaacacagccaagacaAGATAAAGCGCTTCAACCaggctagactcagaaaggcttgtgacttggccaagagcctttaa
- a CDS encoding Zinc finger, CCHC-type, whose product MSRRLRSRCNYNASKVPTAPKRRANKRMAPKTANCVEPKTSNKTTDEQAIVPARRVQLTFGTMPQGAREQGKRMVVLGVGKRQGIAFANTKGVKLSPLAYMALTQQAPPIWKVLSWLLPINKTRQEADAPMNREATSEQSVELVEQALVEQTSAPTYADNQQTATEVPTTPNMDAESRRELDNKIFVTARTSCVLNESIVLDNDSKPMLAQYIVNDERGSKTPPKSSKRKRTCHKSKGKGKERELDISVSTKSKSTANHEGLTWDKEVRQANGNNGGPGNVEELPDISDWINPNWSQLDYIPTSEGDCTKAKSRNKATPELEELQKTRGAGPSRQPRVTIKEVDSRSEDTTTSCTRSHKSKGKAKTKAKGKKRKRPSLGAALDDLEGTQEHHIQQTDSQSTPNAYRGRGYLEGIIESTLARKSSKTTQTDMGKARKLRCKEQQQARLTKRRPPSLSDSSKLSETDSNETESTHTSRYGGGGAPDPSDSGSKTANLSNSSWTKSLAQLRNDNRQRNRQLEELVAKLKKQNKKLEQKVVTQAQSGYKAQSPKTYKGKADIDKLDMFIFSYNLYVSDTRLSDSKAVLTVSQFLDNKAASWYMLNVALDPGSYSMELIYVGLYDYCFPPDFKDNMRKLYNKKKQGDLGVQDYFAKLACLQRRLQEVTDHQHVLRVWDSAAQYIKVGWALKGMRLEATTCKTLQETALDIDGQAKGCNRQENQQRKLTNKKKAKLRAAGLCFECKQLGHLSKDCPKFHKAKPLHVNANVVKVHPKSKVRVLLVMLKELDNLTRLKEKIKINAVGVGRKNKEPGPKHVEQNAIKVKDHTRKVLNMLIVEANLEGKSVCVLLDLGCQTDMVSTTIVDQLRLPKVKLTKPLQVQLAMAGLQGTLHYGVKARIEYQGIDEY is encoded by the exons ATGAGCAGGAGGTTGCGCAGCAGATGCAACTACAACGCATCCAAGGTTCCTACTGCCCCCAAGAGGCGGGCCAATAAGCGCATGGCTCCAAAAACAGCCAACTGCGTGGAACCCAAGACGTCAAACAAGACCACTGATGAGCAAGCAATTGTACCAGCAAGAAGAGTACAGCTCACCTTTGGCACCATGCCCCAGGGCGCAAGAGAGCAAGGCAAGCGCATGGTAGTGCTGGGTGTTGGGAAGCGCCAGGGAATAGCCTTTGCCAACACCAAGGGAGTCAAGTTATCTCCCTTGGCCTATATGGCCCTCACGCAACAAGCCCCACCTATCTGGAAGGTGTTGAGCTGGCTGTTGCCAATTAACAAGACCCGCCAAGAAGCGGATGCCCCCATGAACAGGGAAGCAACCTCAGAACAGAGCGTTGAACTTGTTGAGCAAGCATTGGTTGAGCAGACAAGCGCTCCCACATATGCTGACAACCAGCAAACAGCTACAGAAGTCCCTACAACCCCCAACATGGATGCAGAAAGTAGGAGGGAATTGGACAACAAGATATTTGTAACAGCTAGGACAAGTTGTGTACTAAATGAGAGCATTGTCCTGGACAATGACAGTAAACCCATGTTAGCGCAATACATAGTCAATGATGAGAGGGGAAGCAAGACACCTCCCAAGAGTAGTAAGCGCAAGCGTACCTGCCATAAGTCTAAGGGTAAAGGCAAGGAAAGGGAGCTGGATATCAGTGTCAGCACCAAATCTAAGTCCACAGCTAATCATGAGGGCCTCACCTGGGACAAAGAGGTACGCCAAGCCAATGGCAACAATGGGGGTCCAGGCAATGTTGAGGAACTACCAGACATTAGTGACTGGATTAATCCTAACTGGTCACAATTGGATTACATACCCACAAGTGAAGGAGATTGTACCAAAGCCAAAAGCAGAAACAAAGC TACTCCAGAACTTGAGGAGCTCCAAAAG ACAAGGGGGGCTGGCCCATCAAGACAACCACGCGTTACAATCAAGGAAGTTGATAGCAGGTCAGAGgacacaacaacaagctgCACCAGGTCACACAAGAGTAAGGGAAAGGCAAAGACTAAGGCTAAgggcaagaagaggaaacgTCCTAGCCTGGGAGCCGCATTGGATGACCTAGAAGGGACGCAGGAGCATCACATACAACAAACAGACTCCCAAAGCACGCCAAACGCATACAGGGGCAGGGGATACCTGGAGGGTATCATAGAATCAACCCTGGCCAGGAAGTCTAGTAAGACAACCCAAACAGATATGGGGAAGGCGAGAAAACTCAGATGCAAGGAACAACAACAGGCGCGGTTGACCAAGAGAAGGCCCCCATCACTGTCTGACTCATCCAAATTGTCAGAGACGGATAGCAATGAGACTGAATCCACGCATACAAGCAGGTATGGAGGTGGGGGAGCACCAGATCCATCAGATAGTGGATCCAAAACAGCCAACTTGTCCAACTCAAGTTGGACCAAATCATTGGCACAATTGCGCAATGATAACCGTCAGAGGAATAGACAGCTGGAGGAATTAGTTGCAAAGCTCAAGAAGCAAAACAAGAAGCTTGAGCAAAAGGTGGTCACGCAAGCGCAATCAGGATACAAGGCACAGTCACCCAAGACGTATAAGGGCAAAGCGGACATTGACAAGCTGGATATGTTCATATTCAGTTACAACCTATATGTCAGTGATACTAGATTGAGTGACAGCAAGGCAGTGCTCACTGTCAGCCAATTCCTGGACAACAAAGCCGCGTCTTGGTACATGTTGAACGTTGCACTGGACCCTGGAAGCTACTCAATGGAATTGATATATGTTGGACTATATGACTACTGCTTCCCACCAGATTTCAAGGACAACATGAGGAAGTTGTATAACAAAAAGAAGCAGGGAGACTTGGGTGTGCAAGATTATTTTGCCAAATTGGCTTGCTTACAAAGACGCTTACAGGAAGTCACAGACCACCAACATGTGCTGAGAGTTTGGGACAGTGCAGCCCAATATATCAAAGTGGGATGGGCACTCAAAGGCATGAGACTGGAAGCAACTACATGCAAAACATTGCAAGAAACAGCACTGGACATAGA CGGACAGGCAAAAGGCTGCAACAGACAGGAGAACCAGCAAAGAAAGCTTACCAACAAGAAGAAGGCCAAATTGAGGGCGGCTGGGCTATGTTTTGAATGCAAACAGTTGGGTCACCTGTCAAAGGATTGCCCAAAGTTCCACAAGGCCAAACCATTGCATGTCAATGCAAATGTGGTTAAAGTACACCCCAAGAGCAAGGTCAGGGTGTTGTTGGTCATGCTCAAAGAGCTAGACAACCTCACCAGGCTGAAGgaaaaaatcaagatcaatgcaGTGGGCGTTGGGCGGAAGAACAAAGAGCCAGGACCAAAACATGTTGAGCAAAATGCTATCAAGGTTAAGGACCACACAAGGAAGGTCCTGAACATGCTGATAGTTGAAGCCAATCTTGAAGGCAAGTCTGTTTGCGTACTGTTAGATTTGGGATGCCAGACTGACATGGTATCCACAACCATTGTTGACCAACTCAGGTTACCAAAAGTGAAACTCACAAAACCGCTGCAAGTACAGTTGGCAATGGCAGGGTTGCAAGGGACGCTACATTATGGTGTAAAAGCTAGAATAGAGTACCAAGGAATTGATGAGTATTGA
- a CDS encoding Transposon Ty3-I Gag-Pol polyprotein, translating to MSEKLSQFNCTIKYIEGSKNVLADALLRMYSEDKKGTEHAESKFVPDYKEEDSIQDAHVHNQSVTWPVVTRMAAKVASESQTTLAGVRQNPECKRMAPVCYNPEIPGRAGQRTRALRNQGNERMKEDWNPDIHDEFVGEQNAERDLRETKPNKREETSPASIELEGRSWADNKQDKWEPLDCSDHQQITTLVKELDMNEAIANGYQSDKEYAKIVNKPLQFAQFELRDNLLYFTEHSRTYLCIPDTTVGEWHIQTLLISHVHSIVSHLGYKKTYAYMRESLYWKNMAKDMEKFCTACMSCASSKKLTQKPYGLLKPLPVPKYLWAQIGINFLGPLMESATLLGKFDMVCVVIDHLTCMAHLIPTRLDYTACNMAKVFQANVFRLHRVPKIIISNRDKLFTLIFWKTLYELLGTKLRLLLAFHPQMDGQTKRLICTILALIRVCINPPLRDWATKLPSIEFAVNLTRLETTGFSPFALNYGQTPCPILVQTNTDMYRVRNTACNIKYALMIAHNAIIGLQISQMVEANRHRRLSPFKTNNLVYVSTKNMRVPLGKPHKLLAQWIGPVRIYIVVKEGATYHVELPHNLKQRGIKPIFHALLLKPHVPYEDCCFPGRNYKQIASLEANDDEWAVEQIGGHCGKGNNAMFEIVWQLGDHTWESYRMVQHLEALRQYFEALGISCTKELLWKEDREVLYNELSDSGSETLE from the coding sequence ATGTCAGAGAAACTGAGTCAATTTAACTGCACAATTAAATACATTGAGGGATCAAAAAATGTCCTTGCAGATGCTCTATTGCGGATGTATAGTGAGGACAAGAAAGGCACTGAGCATGCAGAGAGCAAGTTTGTGCCAGACTACAAGGAGGAAGACAGCATACAGGATGCACACGTGCATAACCAATCAGTGacctggccagtagtaaccAGAATGGCAGCCAAGGTGGCAAGTGAGAGCCAGACCACATTGGCAGGTGTCAGACAAAACCCAGAGTGCAAGAGAATGGCACCAGTCTGTTACAACCCAGAAATACCAGGAAGAGCAGGGCAAAGGACCAGGGCACTGCGTAACCAAGGAAATGAGCGCATGAAAGAAGATTGGAACCCTGACATACATGATGAATTTGTTGGGGAACAAAATGCAGAAAGAGATCTGAGAGAAACCAAACCCAACAAAAGAGAAGAGACCTCACCAGCAAGCATTGAGCTGGAGGGCAGGAGTTGGGCGGACAACAAACAGGACAAGTGGGAACCATTGGACTGCTCAGATCACCAACAGATTACAACGCTGGTAAAAGAATTAGACATGAATGAGGCAATAGCAAATGGCTACCAGAGTGACAAAGAGTATGCAAAGATAGTGAACAAACCATTGCAATTTGCTCAATTTGAGCTACGTGACAATTTACTATATTTCACAGAGCACAGTAGGACGTACCTATGCATCCCAGACACTACAGTTGGGGAATGGCACATACAGACATTACTGATATCTCATGTGCACTCAATAGTATCACACCTAGGATACAAGAagacatatgcatacatgagGGAAAGCCTGTATTGGAAAAATATGGCTAAAGACATGGAGAAATTCTGCACAGCATGCATGTCTTGCGCATCATCCAAGAAGTTGACTCAGAAACCATATGGGCTACTGAAACCATTACCAGTACCCAAATACCTGTGGGCACAAATTGGCATCAATTTCCTGGGACCATTAATGGAATCCGCAACCCTACTGGGTAAATTTGACATGGTATGTGTGGTAATTGACCACCTTACGTGCATGGCGCACTTGATACCAACAAGGTTGGACTACACAGCCTGCAACATGGCCAAGGTATTTCAAGCAAATGTCTTTAGGCTGCACAGGGTACCCAAGATCATCATTAGCAATAGAGACAAGTTATTTACATTGATCTTCTGGAAGACGCTCTATGAACTATTAGGTACCAAACTGAGACTATTGTTGGCATTCCACCCACAGATGGATGGGCAGACCAAAAGACTCATATGCACAATACTGGCGCTGATACGTGTGTGCATAAACCCACCATTGAGAGACTGGGCAACCAAATTACCTAGTATTGAGTTTGCAGTAAACTTGACTAGATTGGAAACCACTGGGTTCAGTCCATTTGCACTGAATTACGGACAAACCCCATGTCCAATATTAGTGCAAACCAATACTGACATGTACAGGGTACGCAACACGGCCTGCAACATCAAATACGCACTAATGATAGCACACAATGCCATCATTGGTTTGCAAATAAGTCAGATGGTTGAAGCTAACAGGCATAGAAGACTTTCACCATTTAAGACCAACAACTTAGTATATGTTAGTACCAAGAACATGAGAGTGCCACTGGGGAAACCACACAAGCTACTGGCGCAATGGATTGGGCCAGTAAGAATATACATTGTGGTCAAGGAAGGGGCCACTTACCATGTAGAGTTGCCCCACAACTTGAAGCAAAGAGGAATAAAGCCAATATTCCACGCATTGCTACTGAAACCACATGTACCATATGAGGATTGTTGCTTCCCAGGAAGGAACTACAAGCAGATAGCCTCCTTAGAAGCcaatgatgatgaatgggcGGTTGAGCAGATAGGTGGACATTGTGGCAAAGGGAATAACGCAATGTTTGAGATAGTATGGCAATTGGGAGAccatacctgggaatcatacCGCATGGTACAGCACCTTGAGGCCCTAAGACAATATTTTGAAGCCTTAGGAATCAGCTGCACTAAAGAGCTACTGTGGAAAGAAGACAGGGAAGTACTGTACAATGAGCTTAGTGATAGTGGGTCTGAAACCCTTGAATGA